From Acinonyx jubatus isolate Ajub_Pintada_27869175 chromosome B2, VMU_Ajub_asm_v1.0, whole genome shotgun sequence, a single genomic window includes:
- the TREM1 gene encoding triggering receptor expressed on myeloid cells 1 isoform X2, with the protein MKKAGLWGLLWMVFISELQAENESKEEKFIKEGETLNVNCPFSTEKYSYSQKAWQKLIDGRKPVTLAFTTSTSGNPSQVREGRYFLEDIPSEAILHVQMTNLQVEDSGLYRCVIYYLSKEPDVLSPLFHVVVIKDPLNTTASDENHTRKLQISTFPPTTTRAQGTLVDRPRTVTKLPPKSTADLSSPGFGVNITNVTDVTSYVFRIPSCRRRGETKVTASWRDLDHSLLFKCHALLQPEGLAAGREECVRPDSE; encoded by the exons ATGAAGAAGGCTGGGCTCTGGGGGCTGCTGTGGATGGTCTTCATCTCAG AACTCCAAGCTGAAAAtgaatcaaaagaagaaaaatttataaaagaggGGGAGACCCTGAATGTAAATTGTCCCTTCTCCACCGAGAAGTACTCCTACAGCCAGAAAGCTTGGCAGAAGCTGATAGATGGAAGGAAGCCTGTGACGCTGGCCTTCACAACGAGTACTTCAGGCAATCCTAGTCAAGTCCGGGAGGGCAGGTACTTCCTAGAAGACATCCCCAGTGAGGCCATCCTGCACGTCCAAATGACCAATCTTCAAGTGGAGGATTCAGGATTGTATCGGTGTGTGATCTACTACCTTTCCAAAGAGCCGGATGTCCTGTCCCCCCTTTTCCATGTGGTGGTGATCAAGG ATCCTTTAAACACCACTGCCTCGGATGAGAATCATACCCGGAAACTGCAGATTTCCACCTTTCCTCCTACTACCACCAGAGCCCAGGGTACACTCGTTGACAGACCCAGGACTGTGACCAAACTCCCGCCCAAATCAACTGCTGACCTCTCCTCTCCTGGCTTTGGAGTCAACATCACAAATGTGACAGATGTCACCAGCTATGTTTTCAG GATTCCAAGCTGTAGGCGAAGAGGAGAAACAAAAGTGACTGCCAGTTGGAGAGACCTTGACCACAGCCTGCTCTTCAAGTGTCATGCTCTACTCCAGCCTGAAGGCCTGGCAGCGG
- the TREM1 gene encoding triggering receptor expressed on myeloid cells 1 isoform X3 gives MKKAGLWGLLWMVFISELQAENESKEEKFIKEGETLNVNCPFSTEKYSYSQKAWQKLIDGRKPVTLAFTTSTSGNPSQVREGRYFLEDIPSEAILHVQMTNLQVEDSGLYRCVIYYLSKEPDVLSPLFHVVVIKDPLNTTASDENHTRKLQISTFPPTTTRAQGTLVDRPRTVTKLPPKSTADLSSPGFGVNITNVTDVTSYVFRVSVTSIIIIVLCGVLSKSLVFPVLLAVTQRSFGP, from the exons ATGAAGAAGGCTGGGCTCTGGGGGCTGCTGTGGATGGTCTTCATCTCAG AACTCCAAGCTGAAAAtgaatcaaaagaagaaaaatttataaaagaggGGGAGACCCTGAATGTAAATTGTCCCTTCTCCACCGAGAAGTACTCCTACAGCCAGAAAGCTTGGCAGAAGCTGATAGATGGAAGGAAGCCTGTGACGCTGGCCTTCACAACGAGTACTTCAGGCAATCCTAGTCAAGTCCGGGAGGGCAGGTACTTCCTAGAAGACATCCCCAGTGAGGCCATCCTGCACGTCCAAATGACCAATCTTCAAGTGGAGGATTCAGGATTGTATCGGTGTGTGATCTACTACCTTTCCAAAGAGCCGGATGTCCTGTCCCCCCTTTTCCATGTGGTGGTGATCAAGG ATCCTTTAAACACCACTGCCTCGGATGAGAATCATACCCGGAAACTGCAGATTTCCACCTTTCCTCCTACTACCACCAGAGCCCAGGGTACACTCGTTGACAGACCCAGGACTGTGACCAAACTCCCGCCCAAATCAACTGCTGACCTCTCCTCTCCTGGCTTTGGAGTCAACATCACAAATGTGACAGATGTCACCAGCTATGTTTTCAG GGTCTCTGTGACCAGCATCATCATTATCGTGTTGTGTGGAGTCCTGAGCAAGAGCCTGGTCTTCCCGGTCCTGTTGGCTGTGACACAGAGGTCATTTGGACCCTAG